In Ruania zhangjianzhongii, the following proteins share a genomic window:
- a CDS encoding NADP-dependent isocitrate dehydrogenase yields the protein MSTIIYTHTDEAPMLATHSLLPVIETYAASAGVQVTTRDISLAGRIIAGFGDRLPADQRIGDALAELGELATTPGANIIKLPNISASVPQLKAAIAELQAQGYQLPDYPEEPATEEEKDVRARYDSVKGSAVNPVLREGNSDRRAPAAVKAYARNHPHRMGAWSPDSKTNVATMGADDFRSNEQSVVLGSADTLTIRFVGADGTTTVLKESIPVLAGEVVDATVMRAVALDEFLAAQVQRAKAEGVLLSVHLKATMMKVSDPIIFGRAVRAFFPELFATYGDQLAAAGLGPEHGLAAILGGLDTLEPEVATGVKSLIDKGLAEGPDLAMVNSHKGITNLHVPSDVIIDASMPAMIRTSGHMWNADDAEADTLAVIPDSSYAGVYQAVIEDCRANGAFDPTTMGSVPNVGLMAQKAEEYGSHDKTFEISAEGTVEVVDAAGTVLMSHQVSPGDIWRACQTKDVPIRDWVKLAVTRARATGTPAVFWLDETRAHDRNLIAKVTEYLGEHDTEGLQIEIMSPAEATTFSLERIRRGEDTISVTGNVLRDYLTDLFPILELGTSAKMLSVVPLINGGGLFETGAGGSAPKHVQQLVEENHLRWDSLGEFLALAESFQHLATSTQNARAQVLADTLGGATATFLNENKSPSRKAGEIDNRGSHFYLALYWARELANQSADADLADRFGPLAAALAENEEAIVAELLAVQGSPAEIGGYYRPDEAKVNAVMRPSATLNEVLATLG from the coding sequence ATGTCCACCATCATCTACACCCACACCGATGAGGCGCCGATGCTGGCGACCCACTCCCTGCTGCCGGTGATCGAGACCTACGCAGCCAGCGCGGGGGTGCAGGTGACCACCCGGGACATCTCCCTGGCGGGACGCATCATCGCCGGCTTCGGCGACCGCCTGCCGGCCGATCAACGCATCGGCGATGCGCTCGCCGAGCTCGGCGAGCTGGCTACCACCCCCGGCGCCAACATCATCAAGCTGCCGAACATCTCCGCCTCGGTGCCCCAGCTCAAGGCAGCGATCGCCGAGCTGCAGGCACAGGGCTACCAGCTTCCGGACTACCCGGAGGAGCCGGCCACCGAGGAGGAGAAGGACGTTCGCGCCCGGTACGACTCGGTCAAGGGCAGCGCCGTGAACCCGGTGCTGCGCGAGGGCAACTCGGACCGGCGGGCGCCGGCCGCAGTGAAGGCCTACGCGCGCAACCACCCGCACCGGATGGGCGCCTGGTCGCCGGACTCGAAGACCAACGTCGCCACGATGGGCGCCGACGACTTCCGCAGCAACGAGCAGTCCGTCGTGCTGGGCAGTGCCGACACCCTGACCATCCGGTTCGTCGGCGCAGACGGCACCACCACAGTGCTGAAGGAATCCATCCCCGTACTGGCCGGTGAGGTGGTGGACGCCACGGTGATGCGCGCCGTCGCCCTGGATGAGTTCCTCGCCGCGCAGGTGCAGCGTGCCAAGGCCGAGGGCGTGCTGCTGTCCGTGCACCTGAAGGCGACGATGATGAAGGTCTCCGACCCGATCATCTTCGGCCGCGCCGTGCGCGCCTTCTTCCCCGAGCTGTTCGCCACCTACGGCGACCAGCTGGCCGCCGCGGGCCTGGGCCCGGAGCACGGGCTGGCCGCCATCCTCGGCGGACTGGACACCCTGGAGCCCGAGGTAGCCACCGGGGTGAAGTCGCTGATCGACAAGGGCCTGGCCGAAGGCCCGGATCTGGCGATGGTGAACTCGCACAAGGGCATCACCAACCTGCACGTGCCCAGCGACGTGATCATCGACGCTTCGATGCCGGCGATGATCCGCACCTCCGGGCACATGTGGAACGCCGATGACGCAGAGGCAGACACTCTCGCCGTGATCCCAGACTCCAGCTATGCCGGTGTGTACCAGGCGGTGATCGAGGACTGCCGCGCGAACGGTGCCTTCGACCCGACCACGATGGGCTCGGTACCGAACGTCGGCCTGATGGCGCAGAAGGCCGAGGAGTACGGCAGCCACGACAAGACCTTCGAGATCAGCGCTGAGGGCACGGTCGAGGTCGTCGACGCGGCCGGCACCGTGCTGATGAGCCACCAGGTGTCCCCCGGTGACATCTGGCGCGCCTGCCAGACCAAGGACGTGCCGATCCGCGACTGGGTGAAGCTCGCCGTCACCCGCGCCCGTGCTACCGGCACCCCGGCGGTGTTCTGGCTGGACGAGACCCGCGCGCACGACCGCAACCTGATCGCCAAGGTGACCGAGTACCTCGGTGAGCACGACACCGAGGGCCTGCAGATCGAGATCATGTCTCCGGCGGAGGCCACGACGTTCTCCCTGGAGCGGATCCGCCGGGGCGAGGACACCATCTCGGTCACCGGGAACGTGTTGCGGGACTACCTCACCGACCTGTTCCCGATCCTGGAGCTGGGCACCAGCGCCAAGATGCTCTCCGTGGTGCCGCTGATCAACGGTGGCGGTCTGTTCGAGACCGGTGCCGGTGGCAGTGCCCCGAAGCATGTCCAGCAGCTGGTGGAGGAGAACCACCTGCGCTGGGACAGCCTGGGTGAGTTCCTGGCGCTGGCGGAGAGCTTCCAGCACCTGGCCACCTCCACGCAGAACGCCCGCGCGCAGGTGCTCGCCGACACGCTCGGCGGCGCGACCGCCACGTTCTTGAACGAGAACAAGTCCCCGAGCCGCAAGGCCGGTGAGATCGACAACCGCGGCAGCCACTTCTACCTGGCGCTGTACTGGGCGCGCGAGCTGGCGAACCAGAGCGCCGACGCAGATCTGGCCGACCGCTTCGGGCCGCTGGCCGCAGCGCTGGCGGAGAACGAGGAGGCGATCGTCGCCGAGCTGCTCGCGGTGCAGGGCTCCCCGGCGGAGATTGGCGGCTACTACCGGCCGGACGAAGCCAAGGTGAATGCCGTGATGCGGCCCTCGGCCACGCTGAACGAGGTGCTCGCCACCCTCGGCTGA
- a CDS encoding nucleotidyltransferase domain-containing protein, with the protein MRYDPARHHWRPLTVDAVIALLGSSSTRWWLSGGCGLDHWLGRTTREHGDIDVSVIREDWRRLVAELPTRLELLAAMSGALLPLAECADDPALHNIWVRSAETGEFVLQINIEDGDQHLWRYRRLPAITRAWAHAVESVRGVPTVNPAVQLLWKSARPVDKDDEDRAAILPVLTRTDRRWLTDAIERAHPQSPWLSGRENLAD; encoded by the coding sequence GTGCGCTACGACCCGGCCAGGCACCACTGGCGGCCACTCACCGTCGATGCGGTGATCGCCCTGCTGGGCTCGAGCAGCACGAGATGGTGGCTCTCCGGCGGCTGCGGCCTCGACCACTGGCTGGGTCGCACGACCCGGGAGCACGGCGATATCGACGTCAGCGTCATCCGCGAGGACTGGCGGCGGCTGGTCGCCGAGTTGCCCACCAGGCTCGAACTGCTCGCCGCGATGTCCGGTGCGCTGCTACCACTCGCAGAATGCGCTGACGACCCCGCCCTGCACAACATCTGGGTGCGATCAGCAGAGACCGGCGAGTTCGTGCTGCAGATCAACATCGAGGACGGCGATCAGCACCTCTGGCGGTACCGCCGCCTCCCAGCGATCACCCGAGCCTGGGCACACGCGGTCGAATCGGTGCGCGGTGTGCCGACGGTCAATCCCGCCGTCCAGCTGTTGTGGAAGTCCGCCCGACCGGTGGACAAGGACGATGAGGATCGGGCTGCGATCCTGCCTGTGCTGACGAGGACCGACCGCCGGTGGCTGACCGATGCTATCGAGCGGGCCCACCCGCAGTCCCCCTGGTTGAGCGGTCGGGAGAACCTCGCTGACTGA
- a CDS encoding DinB family protein: MDDLKAVLTQYLDEQHAALLWKVDGLGEYDLRRPLTPTGTNLLGLVKHVAAVEAEYFGLVFGRPFPDAPAWLLDEEPADNVDMWVTAEESTASILDLFARVREHGAETIAALDLDATGVVPWWGNGGVEVTLGRIVVHMLAEVARHAGHADIVRESIDAAAGLSDGNDNLPSQDAAWWREYYDRVQSAAREAARRTD, from the coding sequence ATGGATGATCTCAAAGCAGTCTTGACCCAGTACCTGGACGAGCAGCACGCAGCGCTGCTGTGGAAGGTGGACGGACTCGGGGAGTACGACCTGCGCCGGCCGTTGACGCCGACCGGTACGAATCTGCTCGGGCTGGTCAAGCACGTGGCCGCAGTGGAGGCAGAGTACTTCGGCCTGGTGTTCGGTCGCCCGTTCCCGGACGCGCCGGCCTGGCTGCTGGACGAGGAGCCTGCGGACAACGTCGACATGTGGGTCACCGCCGAGGAGTCCACCGCGTCGATCCTCGACTTGTTCGCTCGGGTGCGGGAGCACGGCGCCGAGACCATCGCCGCGCTCGACCTGGACGCGACGGGAGTTGTGCCCTGGTGGGGCAACGGCGGTGTCGAGGTCACCCTCGGGCGGATTGTGGTGCACATGCTCGCCGAGGTCGCTCGGCACGCCGGCCACGCGGACATCGTTCGGGAGTCGATCGACGCCGCCGCCGGACTCAGTGACGGCAACGACAACCTGCCCAGCCAGGACGCCGCCTGGTGGCGCGAGTACTACGACCGGGTGCAGTCCGCCGCGAGGGAAGCGGCCCGGCGCACCGACTGA
- a CDS encoding mycoredoxin: protein MDQPRITVYGADWCGDCRRAKATLERTGVAYEYVDLVADPSAADRAQQISGRTNIPVVVFPDGSHQVEPSEEDLQAKLAGLGLA, encoded by the coding sequence ATCGATCAGCCCAGGATCACCGTGTACGGCGCCGACTGGTGCGGGGACTGCCGCCGCGCCAAGGCCACACTCGAGCGCACCGGCGTGGCGTACGAGTACGTGGACCTGGTGGCCGATCCGAGTGCCGCCGATCGCGCCCAGCAGATCAGCGGGCGCACCAACATCCCGGTGGTCGTCTTCCCCGACGGCAGCCACCAGGTGGAGCCGAGCGAGGAGGACCTGCAGGCGAAGCTCGCCGGTCTCGGACTGGCTTGA